In a genomic window of Feifania hominis:
- a CDS encoding ABC transporter ATP-binding protein: MHLLETRDLCVSYGAVSALKGCSLYVDEGELISIVGSNGAGKTTVCKAISGLLDAADGEILFCGEPITAAPSHDRVEMGIIQCPEGRHLFPGMTVMENIQMGAFCRRARAKAAENTQYVFGLFPRLFERKSQYANTLSGGEQQMLAIARALMAMPKLLILDEPSLGLSPINVQLIFEKLEEIRSGGTTVLLVEQNVERALRESTRGYVLENGRIVMSGRGDELLGDEQLKKAYLGI, encoded by the coding sequence ATGCATCTTCTGGAAACAAGAGATCTCTGTGTCAGCTACGGCGCCGTCTCGGCGCTCAAGGGCTGCAGCCTGTATGTCGACGAGGGAGAGCTGATCAGCATCGTCGGCTCGAATGGAGCCGGCAAGACCACTGTCTGCAAGGCGATTTCGGGGCTGCTCGACGCCGCGGACGGCGAGATTTTATTCTGTGGCGAACCCATCACGGCTGCGCCGAGCCATGACCGCGTCGAGATGGGAATCATCCAGTGCCCCGAGGGGCGCCATCTGTTCCCCGGCATGACGGTGATGGAAAACATCCAGATGGGCGCATTCTGCCGCCGCGCGCGGGCAAAGGCAGCCGAAAACACGCAGTATGTCTTCGGTCTCTTCCCCCGCCTGTTTGAGAGAAAGAGCCAGTATGCAAACACCCTCTCGGGCGGTGAACAGCAGATGCTGGCGATCGCGAGAGCCCTGATGGCCATGCCGAAGCTGCTGATTCTCGACGAGCCGAGTCTCGGCCTGTCGCCGATCAACGTGCAGCTGATCTTTGAGAAGCTCGAGGAGATCCGCTCCGGCGGCACAACGGTTCTGCTTGTGGAGCAGAACGTGGAGCGCGCGCTTCGGGAGTCCACAAGGGGCTATGTGCTGGAAAACGGCAGAATCGTCATGTCGGGCCGGGGCGATGAGCTGCTGGGCGACGAACAGCTGAAAAAAGCCTATCTCGGCATTTAG
- a CDS encoding ABC transporter substrate-binding protein: MKMKRFLALFLALALTFTLTACTPADNPDSPGGTGTEDGELDLSQGVKIGVLFPVTGAAASVGEDARKGIDLAIAHINENGGIENLDGAKLVPVYGDTQSDESAAVIEAERLIVEEEVVAIIGCYQSAITMPVRTVCERYGCPLLMCCSSSDTLVEGEHEWSFLVHETNSVNSRCQLDYIRGIMDEGFEIKTAGLMYENNDNGQGLHEQWTAAFKEMGIDIVVDETFAMDVADVTPIVNKLQSADPDIVMCFANFGAMVLLTDTMMGKGYAPNLLMCASGGEQNSDFIPTVGNNADGFMTGMGWGIDVLNAKPDKLWIAEDYAAANNGETFTGESAAGWADVFLVYEGLNAAGTYSRTALRDALAEIHITEDASWNIYPYEIWFDETGANPNAITPIGQFQDAAVRIIWPESAALEGTAVVLPGSEISAINK; this comes from the coding sequence ATGAAGATGAAGCGATTTCTGGCACTGTTTCTGGCGCTTGCACTGACCTTTACTCTCACGGCCTGTACCCCTGCTGACAATCCGGACTCCCCCGGCGGCACCGGAACCGAGGACGGGGAACTCGATCTCTCCCAGGGCGTCAAGATCGGCGTGCTCTTCCCGGTGACGGGAGCCGCCGCCTCAGTCGGCGAGGATGCCCGCAAGGGCATTGATCTCGCCATTGCCCACATCAACGAAAACGGCGGCATCGAAAATCTCGACGGGGCGAAGCTCGTGCCCGTCTACGGCGACACCCAGTCGGATGAGTCGGCGGCGGTCATCGAGGCCGAGCGTCTGATTGTGGAGGAGGAAGTCGTCGCAATCATCGGCTGCTACCAGTCGGCGATCACCATGCCCGTGCGCACGGTCTGTGAGCGGTATGGGTGCCCGCTGCTGATGTGCTGTTCCTCGAGCGACACACTCGTCGAGGGGGAGCACGAGTGGAGCTTCCTTGTGCATGAGACGAACTCCGTCAACAGCCGCTGTCAGCTCGACTACATCCGGGGCATCATGGACGAGGGCTTTGAGATCAAGACCGCGGGTCTGATGTACGAGAACAACGACAACGGCCAGGGCCTGCACGAGCAGTGGACCGCCGCGTTCAAAGAGATGGGCATTGACATCGTGGTTGACGAGACTTTCGCGATGGATGTCGCCGACGTCACCCCCATTGTGAATAAGCTCCAGTCGGCGGATCCCGACATCGTCATGTGCTTTGCAAACTTCGGCGCGATGGTGCTTTTGACCGACACCATGATGGGCAAGGGCTATGCCCCGAATCTGCTCATGTGCGCCTCGGGCGGCGAGCAGAACTCCGACTTCATCCCGACGGTCGGAAACAATGCGGACGGCTTCATGACCGGTATGGGCTGGGGCATTGACGTGCTCAACGCAAAACCCGATAAGCTCTGGATTGCCGAGGATTATGCCGCCGCCAACAACGGCGAGACTTTCACCGGCGAGTCGGCCGCCGGATGGGCCGATGTGTTCCTCGTCTACGAGGGTCTCAACGCCGCCGGCACGTACAGCCGCACCGCCCTGCGCGACGCACTGGCGGAAATTCACATCACCGAGGACGCCTCGTGGAACATCTACCCCTATGAGATTTGGTTTGATGAGACCGGGGCGAACCCCAATGCCATCACTCCCATCGGTCAGTTCCAGGATGCCGCGGTGAGAATCATCTGGCCGGAGAGCGCCGCGCTCGAGGGAACAGCCGTGGTTCTGCCCGGCAGCGAAATTTCCGCCATCAACAAGTAA
- a CDS encoding ABC transporter ATP-binding protein produces MEILRVENLSKQYGGLRAVDGVNLSVEKNTIHGLIGPNGAGKTTFFSLISGFETPTAGKIVLDGEDITGKKPYTLCRKGLVRTYQIVKPFKGMSTVDNVMVGSFVNTDHVAAAREKAMDSLRRTKLDHKAGVFAGSLNLCEQKRLEVARALASDPKILLLDEVMAGLTPSEVAEVMEIIVDIKRAGVTIVIIEHIMQAIMSISDTISVLNFGRKIAEGGPKEISTDREVIAAYLGSEFAQ; encoded by the coding sequence ATGGAAATTCTCAGAGTGGAAAACCTGTCAAAGCAGTACGGCGGCCTCAGGGCGGTCGACGGTGTGAACCTTTCGGTGGAGAAGAACACCATTCACGGTCTGATCGGCCCGAACGGGGCGGGCAAGACCACCTTCTTCAGCCTGATTTCCGGCTTTGAGACGCCCACGGCCGGAAAGATCGTACTTGACGGCGAGGATATCACCGGCAAAAAGCCCTACACCCTGTGCCGGAAAGGACTCGTGAGGACCTATCAGATTGTAAAGCCATTCAAAGGTATGAGCACAGTCGACAACGTCATGGTGGGCAGTTTTGTCAACACCGACCATGTCGCCGCGGCCCGGGAGAAGGCCATGGACAGCCTGCGCCGGACCAAGCTCGACCACAAAGCCGGCGTCTTCGCGGGGTCTCTCAACCTCTGCGAGCAGAAGAGACTGGAGGTCGCCCGGGCACTCGCCAGCGACCCGAAGATTCTGCTGCTTGACGAGGTCATGGCGGGGCTGACCCCCTCGGAGGTCGCCGAGGTGATGGAGATCATTGTCGACATCAAAAGAGCCGGCGTCACCATCGTCATCATCGAGCACATCATGCAGGCGATCATGAGCATCTCGGATACGATTTCGGTGCTCAACTTCGGGCGCAAGATCGCCGAGGGCGGCCCGAAAGAAATCTCCACCGACCGGGAGGTCATTGCGGCCTATCTCGGCAGTGAATTTGCGCAATAA
- a CDS encoding branched-chain amino acid ABC transporter permease gives MKAKRFGSVKFILGAAVLAAAVVLPRFVSNYYLSIFVEIALFAYLSSAWNILGGFAGQFSLGHALYVGLGAYTSTVLFNNWGISPWLGMLAGGLLATLVGILIGVPCFKLSGTFYTLASLALCTITMLLFQSTQKIGDIRIGGGTGLPVKAVPGNNFWLLQFRDKIYYYYVMLAFLAAILLLCRFIKRSKIGYQLAAVANDQNAAEALGVNSRNLKLKAMALSTFTAAMGGTLYAQYIMACSPAKLFGEPLSDEFVIISLIGGKGTILGPTIGACIIKPLAQLTTATFGASLPGLSLAIYGILLVVCIRFFPDGLYSLLIRLKNRLAEKAARRRSVGERAEVKK, from the coding sequence ATGAAAGCAAAACGATTCGGATCAGTCAAATTCATTCTCGGCGCTGCCGTGCTCGCGGCGGCCGTGGTGCTGCCCCGCTTTGTCAGCAACTACTACCTGTCGATCTTTGTGGAGATTGCCCTGTTCGCCTATCTCTCCTCGGCGTGGAACATTCTGGGCGGCTTTGCCGGGCAGTTCTCACTGGGGCACGCGCTCTACGTCGGGCTCGGCGCCTATACCTCCACGGTACTCTTCAACAACTGGGGAATCTCCCCGTGGCTCGGCATGCTCGCGGGCGGGCTGCTTGCGACACTGGTCGGCATTCTCATCGGGGTGCCCTGCTTCAAGCTCAGCGGCACGTTTTACACCCTCGCGTCGCTCGCGCTGTGCACCATCACCATGCTGCTCTTTCAGAGTACGCAGAAGATCGGTGACATCCGCATCGGCGGCGGCACGGGTCTGCCGGTCAAGGCGGTGCCGGGCAACAACTTCTGGCTGCTGCAGTTTCGCGACAAGATTTACTACTACTATGTGATGCTGGCGTTTCTGGCGGCGATTCTGCTGCTTTGCCGCTTCATCAAGAGATCCAAAATCGGCTATCAGCTCGCAGCTGTCGCAAACGACCAGAACGCCGCTGAGGCGCTCGGCGTCAATTCGCGAAATCTCAAGCTCAAGGCCATGGCACTGAGCACCTTTACTGCGGCGATGGGCGGTACGCTCTACGCGCAGTACATCATGGCGTGCAGCCCGGCGAAGCTCTTCGGCGAGCCCCTGTCGGATGAATTTGTCATCATCTCTCTCATCGGCGGCAAGGGAACCATTCTCGGGCCGACCATCGGAGCCTGTATCATCAAGCCGCTGGCACAGCTGACCACGGCTACCTTTGGGGCGAGCCTGCCGGGACTGAGCCTCGCCATCTACGGCATTCTGCTGGTGGTGTGCATCCGCTTCTTCCCGGATGGACTGTACTCTCTGCTCATCCGGCTCAAAAACCGCCTGGCGGAAAAGGCGGCACGCAGACGCTCCGTCGGGGAGCGGGCGGAGGTGAAGAAATAA